In Chloroflexota bacterium, one DNA window encodes the following:
- the fliD gene encoding flagellar filament capping protein FliD codes for MASIPGIGSNIPSLFDSLISNATAQASRPITLLNNQKSSLQATLTLYNDVNGRLTDLKTAIDAFTADGSSVFGTKKTAVTNGDSLSGDVLRITAGADASVGDYAVTVSNLARAQSVRSDTQLYADQALGLSGTFVIGGAAARAVSNAQPLAGTVSAFGTSATLVANQSELSSGTYYVETRQNPTSSTWQFRVVNSDGQAVNIANQAGGSTTMTSDWQSMPSAGGVIDTGRGLTFTLDATGGWQAGSRGTTAASVAYTAKGATITVTASDTLKTIVASINKASIVAGNEAAASVVNNHLVLTSESTGTGHTIAVADTSGSVLQSLGILTGAGAFKNVLQAAEDATFSVNGISVTRQSNSGLTDVISGATIELVAEGRSASVNIQTDRDAVKAKIQLLLSKFNTMQSYLKTQAGTTASGTTFKRGGLAGDVVFARLRSALFSAFSSVASAMPAGAPASMREIGVTLDPNLTATISEASALEAALAGNYKDVEALFDAISTRLAGVIAPYLATDTGVIASRISTTQKRMKSIDQRVASLGDLVKRREATLRKQYSDLLSQVSTMSAQAQNVNAMLGGSINISA; via the coding sequence ATGGCAAGCATACCGGGCATCGGTTCAAATATTCCATCCCTGTTCGATAGTCTGATCAGCAACGCGACCGCTCAGGCCAGCAGGCCGATCACCCTCTTGAACAATCAGAAAAGCAGCTTGCAGGCGACGCTGACGCTCTATAACGACGTCAACGGCAGGCTCACCGATCTGAAGACGGCCATCGACGCGTTTACCGCCGACGGCAGCTCGGTTTTCGGGACTAAGAAGACGGCGGTCACAAACGGCGACAGCCTGTCGGGCGACGTGTTGCGCATTACGGCCGGCGCGGACGCCTCGGTTGGCGACTACGCGGTGACGGTCAGCAACCTGGCGCGGGCGCAGTCGGTGCGCTCCGATACGCAACTGTACGCCGATCAGGCGCTTGGCCTGTCGGGCACGTTCGTGATTGGCGGCGCAGCCGCGCGGGCTGTTTCAAACGCGCAGCCGCTGGCCGGAACCGTATCGGCGTTTGGCACAAGCGCCACGCTCGTCGCCAACCAGTCGGAACTCTCATCGGGCACCTACTACGTCGAGACACGCCAGAATCCGACGTCCAGCACCTGGCAGTTTCGCGTTGTCAACAGCGACGGCCAGGCCGTCAATATTGCCAACCAAGCCGGCGGCAGTACCACGATGACGAGCGACTGGCAGTCGATGCCGAGCGCCGGCGGCGTGATCGACACCGGCCGCGGCCTGACGTTCACCCTGGACGCGACGGGCGGCTGGCAAGCCGGCAGCCGCGGCACAACGGCGGCGTCGGTCGCCTACACCGCCAAAGGCGCGACGATCACGGTCACCGCGAGCGATACGCTCAAGACGATCGTCGCCAGCATCAACAAAGCTTCGATCGTGGCGGGCAACGAGGCGGCGGCCAGCGTCGTCAACAATCACCTGGTATTGACCTCGGAGAGCACCGGCACCGGTCACACCATTGCCGTGGCCGATACGAGCGGCAGCGTGCTGCAGTCGCTGGGCATCCTCACCGGCGCCGGCGCATTCAAAAATGTGTTGCAGGCGGCCGAGGATGCGACGTTCTCGGTCAACGGCATCTCGGTGACCCGGCAGAGCAACAGCGGTCTGACCGACGTGATCAGCGGCGCGACGATCGAGCTGGTGGCCGAAGGACGCAGCGCGTCCGTCAACATCCAGACCGACCGCGACGCGGTCAAGGCGAAGATCCAGCTACTGCTCTCGAAATTCAACACGATGCAATCGTACCTGAAGACGCAGGCAGGCACGACGGCGTCGGGTACCACGTTCAAGCGCGGCGGCCTGGCGGGTGATGTGGTCTTCGCCCGGTTGCGCTCGGCGCTGTTTTCAGCGTTCTCCTCGGTGGCGAGCGCGATGCCGGCCGGCGCGCCGGCGTCGATGCGCGAAATTGGCGTTACGCTTGATCCCAATCTAACGGCGACCATCAGCGAGGCGTCGGCGCTCGAGGCGGCTTTGGCCGGCAACTACAAGGACGTGGAGGCGTTGTTCGACGCGATCTCCACGCGCCTGGCAGGCGTCATCGCCCCGTATCTGGCGACCGACACGGGCGTGATTGCCTCGCGGATCAGCACCACGCAGAAGCGCATGAAGTCGATCGACCAGCGCGTGGCCTCGCTGGGCGACCTCGTGAAGCGGCGCGAGGCTACGTTGCGCAAGCAGTACAGCGATCTGCTGTCGCAAGTCAGTACGATGTCGGCCCAGGCGCAGAACGTCAACGCGATGCTGGGCGGCAGCATCAATATCAGCGCATAG
- a CDS encoding cobalamin B12-binding domain-containing protein — MKVVLINPKFHLPIDTRKTPHLGLAYLAAVSERRGDEVYLYDADVEDEPLAEFIQRVKPDLVGITSNTPQVKQAWRTADAIKSVWDVPVVIGGPHPSVLPEESAAKPGIDIVVEGEGEETWIDISDRLERYKRDVPEFKSADLLSVHSEVLEPIYGITYQTSDGRMHRNPERPPIMDLDSLPFPAYRFFKMDRYSSLQPAMDAVNGARSFSMMTSRGCPYRCTFCSQSIMPIKWRARSPENVVAEYRHLIRELGAEEIGWLDDSANIRVKRMHEICDLLMAEGLNTVPWIMINGIRANLADEVTLRKMKDAGCKRLAFGVETGDEDMLVSIDKRIDHDTIRQAFKNAKKVGLETMGFFIIGLPGDTEQTIEKTIKFAIEVDPLVANFSMMTPYPGTTVYEIATKKGRMLMKDWEDYVFFEGKARYELGDMTAELVERKWKEAYRRFYLRPSRVAKTLTRAATWKNLPRTVGMAFKVVFPRATKDELKPVLESASVAGG, encoded by the coding sequence ATGAAAGTCGTACTGATTAACCCGAAATTCCATCTGCCGATCGACACGCGCAAGACCCCGCACCTTGGCCTGGCCTACCTGGCGGCGGTGTCGGAGCGACGCGGCGATGAGGTGTACCTCTACGATGCCGATGTCGAGGACGAGCCGCTGGCGGAGTTCATCCAGCGCGTCAAACCCGACCTGGTTGGCATCACCTCGAACACGCCACAGGTCAAGCAGGCCTGGCGCACGGCCGACGCCATCAAGTCGGTCTGGGACGTGCCGGTCGTGATTGGCGGGCCGCACCCGTCGGTGCTGCCGGAAGAATCGGCCGCCAAGCCGGGCATCGACATTGTGGTCGAGGGCGAAGGCGAGGAAACCTGGATTGATATCAGCGACCGGCTGGAGCGCTACAAACGCGACGTGCCGGAGTTCAAGTCGGCGGACTTGTTGAGCGTGCACAGCGAGGTGTTGGAGCCGATCTACGGCATCACCTACCAGACATCCGATGGCCGCATGCACCGCAACCCGGAGCGGCCGCCGATCATGGACCTCGACTCGCTGCCGTTCCCGGCCTACCGCTTCTTCAAGATGGATCGCTACAGCAGCCTGCAGCCGGCCATGGACGCGGTCAATGGCGCGCGCTCGTTCAGCATGATGACGTCGCGCGGCTGCCCTTACCGCTGCACCTTCTGCTCGCAGTCGATCATGCCGATCAAGTGGCGCGCGCGCTCGCCGGAGAACGTCGTGGCCGAGTACCGCCACCTGATCCGCGAACTGGGCGCCGAGGAGATCGGCTGGCTGGACGACAGCGCCAACATTCGCGTCAAGCGCATGCATGAGATCTGCGACCTGCTGATGGCGGAGGGGTTGAACACGGTGCCGTGGATCATGATCAATGGCATCCGCGCCAACCTGGCCGACGAGGTGACGCTGCGCAAGATGAAGGATGCCGGCTGCAAGCGGCTGGCATTCGGCGTCGAAACCGGCGACGAGGACATGCTGGTCTCGATCGACAAGCGCATCGACCACGACACGATCCGGCAGGCGTTCAAGAATGCAAAGAAAGTCGGCCTGGAGACGATGGGCTTCTTCATCATCGGCCTGCCGGGAGACACCGAGCAGACGATCGAGAAGACGATCAAGTTCGCCATCGAGGTCGACCCGCTCGTCGCCAACTTCTCAATGATGACGCCCTATCCGGGCACGACCGTCTACGAGATTGCGACCAAGAAGGGCCGCATGCTGATGAAGGACTGGGAGGACTACGTCTTCTTCGAGGGCAAGGCGCGCTATGAATTGGGCGACATGACGGCCGAACTGGTGGAGCGCAAGTGGAAGGAAGCGTATCGCCGCTTCTACCTGCGCCCCAGCCGCGTGGCCAAGACGCTGACGCGCGCCGCCACGTGGAAGAACCTGCCGCGCACCGTGGGCATGGCCTTCAAGGTCGTCTTCCCGCGCGCGACCAAGGACGAACTGAAGCCGGTGCTTGAGAGCGCCTCGGTGGCCGGCGGTTAG
- a CDS encoding DUF2203 domain-containing protein produces the protein MPRRYFTVDDANALLPELTTLLQSMLEARQHMIDSRPNWEPIVDKARGNGGGAHGRALYHDTLTIYATLERMTEWGILIKDVDSGLVDFPHMRDGREVYLCWRLGEPRVAYWHDTDSDFAGRQPL, from the coding sequence ATGCCCCGGCGCTACTTCACCGTCGACGACGCCAACGCCCTGCTGCCGGAACTGACCACATTGCTGCAAAGCATGCTGGAAGCGCGCCAGCACATGATCGACTCGCGGCCGAACTGGGAGCCGATTGTGGACAAGGCGCGCGGCAACGGCGGCGGGGCGCATGGCCGCGCGCTGTACCACGACACATTGACGATCTACGCGACGCTGGAGCGCATGACCGAATGGGGCATCCTGATCAAGGATGTCGATAGCGGGCTTGTGGACTTCCCGCACATGCGCGACGGCCGCGAGGTGTACCTGTGCTGGCGGCTGGGCGAGCCGCGCGTTGCGTACTGGCACGACACCGATTCCGACTTCGCCGGGCGGCAGCCGCTGTAG
- a CDS encoding sortase: MTMTLDAAPTVEPTATEPPPNVAPTAMPAGATATPASRPVLTASTPPTATARPRMAAQTPPDRITAPSINLDAAVQVMTWEMIRQGGELVSQWVVPDGAAGWHVNSARPGQPGNTVLSGHHNIRGEVFRYLVDLEPGAGVTLVADGRAYAYRVESKFIVPERDASAEQQAQNASWIAPTIDDRLTLVTCWPYTGNTHRVIVVAKPLD, encoded by the coding sequence ATGACCATGACGCTCGACGCTGCGCCAACGGTCGAGCCGACGGCGACGGAACCGCCGCCGAACGTCGCGCCCACGGCGATGCCGGCGGGCGCGACGGCCACGCCGGCCAGTCGCCCGGTGCTGACCGCCTCAACGCCGCCGACCGCCACCGCCAGACCGCGTATGGCGGCGCAAACGCCCCCCGACCGCATTACCGCGCCCTCGATCAATCTCGATGCCGCCGTGCAGGTCATGACGTGGGAGATGATCCGGCAAGGCGGCGAGCTCGTAAGCCAGTGGGTTGTGCCTGACGGCGCGGCCGGGTGGCACGTTAATTCGGCGCGACCGGGCCAACCCGGCAACACCGTTCTGTCCGGGCATCACAATATCCGCGGCGAGGTATTTCGCTACCTGGTTGACCTGGAGCCGGGCGCCGGTGTGACGCTTGTTGCCGATGGCCGCGCGTACGCCTACCGGGTTGAGTCCAAGTTCATTGTTCCGGAGCGCGACGCGAGCGCCGAGCAGCAGGCGCAAAACGCGTCCTGGATTGCGCCGACCATTGATGACCGTTTGACGCTGGTGACCTGCTGGCCGTATACCGGCAACACGCATCGGGTCATCGTCGTGGCAAAGCCGTTGGATTAA
- a CDS encoding protein-tyrosine-phosphatase: protein MYDLHNHLLPGVDDGAKDWDMALAMARMAYADGIRGMVCTPHNSAWWNHYFEDKIAPLTREFAQRVRDAGLEMEIGAGSEIYIDLDILKRLQDGRAAPLNGTRYLLVELPFTSWPLYAEQVVFELQTAGYIVILAHPERYTAVMEKPYLMQGMADRGVIGQVTSGSLEGKFGSRAQKTAMQLIENHWAHYIATDAHELSNRTPTLRAAHDVLKAHFGEAQATAMCVTIPRQIFHDEEVSLETPHTWDSQPHRSLFSSLFRRQ, encoded by the coding sequence TTGTACGATCTGCACAATCATCTGCTGCCCGGCGTGGACGACGGCGCGAAAGACTGGGACATGGCGCTGGCCATGGCGCGCATGGCTTACGCCGACGGCATCCGCGGCATGGTCTGCACCCCGCACAACTCGGCGTGGTGGAACCATTACTTTGAGGACAAGATCGCGCCGCTGACGCGCGAGTTCGCGCAGCGCGTGCGCGACGCCGGGCTGGAAATGGAGATCGGCGCGGGCAGCGAGATCTACATCGATCTGGACATCCTGAAGCGGCTGCAGGACGGCCGCGCCGCGCCGCTGAACGGCACCCGCTACCTGCTCGTCGAGTTGCCGTTCACCAGTTGGCCGTTGTATGCAGAGCAGGTGGTGTTCGAACTGCAGACGGCGGGCTACATCGTCATCCTGGCCCATCCCGAGCGCTATACCGCCGTGATGGAGAAACCGTATCTGATGCAGGGCATGGCCGATCGCGGCGTCATCGGACAAGTGACGTCCGGCAGCCTGGAAGGCAAGTTTGGCAGTCGCGCCCAGAAGACCGCCATGCAGTTGATCGAGAATCACTGGGCGCACTACATCGCCACCGACGCGCACGAGTTGAGCAACCGCACGCCGACGCTGCGCGCGGCGCACGACGTCCTGAAGGCGCACTTCGGCGAGGCACAGGCCACCGCCATGTGTGTGACCATTCCGCGCCAGATCTTTCATGACGAAGAGGTCTCGCTGGAGACGCCTCACACGTGGGATTCGCAGCCGCACCGCAGCCTGTTCAGTTCGCTGTTCCGGCGGCAATAA
- a CDS encoding B12-binding domain-containing radical SAM protein, producing MTKVLFVEKQVDYEPQGIMTMSAVLKQAGHDVRLAIAAQEDPLKIALDYQPDIIGYSSMTGSQRYYLELNRRLKESLGGKFHAIMGGPHPTFFPDIINEDGLDSVCIGEGEYALLDLADSMANGGVRADIYNLWIKHDGEIVKNPVRPLIHDLSSLPMPDRALVYDKHLYTRNSPIKHFMGSRGCPYQCTYCFNHAYYQIYKREKRGHQRDVDHLCDEINWVAQRYRMDQVIFLDDLFIIFNDWLEEFAEVYPKRVGIPFFCNVRANLMTPEKVALLKKAGCTTVSMGVEAGNDRMRNDLLKRKMTRETMIEAGRMIRDGGIHLSATNILGIPTGTLEDDLLTMQVNSEAHISYAHAFLFQPYPGTELGQFAEQNGFMAGTYDDIGEIAWDSSIMVFQSEDEKRQIENLQRWFAIGVEFPWLTPTIRQLIKAPRNGAVDGAYWMIEKLWRGYAIKNRIHPHKLSAREFFEAVRHFMAMDA from the coding sequence ATGACGAAAGTGTTGTTTGTAGAGAAGCAGGTCGACTACGAGCCGCAGGGCATTATGACGATGTCGGCCGTGCTGAAGCAGGCCGGGCACGACGTGCGGCTGGCAATTGCCGCGCAGGAAGACCCGCTCAAAATCGCGCTGGACTACCAGCCGGACATCATCGGCTATTCCTCGATGACCGGCTCGCAGCGCTACTATCTCGAGTTGAATCGCCGCCTCAAGGAATCGCTGGGCGGCAAGTTTCACGCCATCATGGGCGGCCCGCACCCGACCTTTTTCCCTGATATCATCAACGAAGACGGCCTGGACAGCGTCTGCATCGGCGAAGGCGAGTATGCGCTGCTGGACCTGGCCGACTCCATGGCCAACGGCGGCGTGCGGGCGGACATTTACAACCTGTGGATCAAGCACGACGGCGAGATCGTCAAGAACCCGGTGCGCCCGCTGATTCACGACCTGTCCAGCCTGCCGATGCCCGACCGCGCGCTGGTCTACGACAAGCACCTGTACACGCGCAACAGTCCGATCAAGCACTTCATGGGTTCGCGCGGCTGCCCGTACCAGTGCACGTATTGCTTCAATCACGCATACTATCAAATCTATAAGCGCGAAAAGCGCGGCCACCAGCGCGATGTGGATCACCTGTGCGACGAGATCAACTGGGTCGCCCAGCGTTACCGGATGGATCAGGTGATCTTCCTCGACGACCTCTTCATCATATTTAACGACTGGCTTGAGGAGTTCGCCGAGGTCTACCCGAAGCGCGTCGGCATCCCATTCTTCTGCAATGTGCGCGCCAACCTGATGACGCCGGAGAAGGTGGCGCTGCTCAAGAAAGCCGGCTGCACGACCGTCAGTATGGGCGTCGAGGCGGGCAACGACCGCATGCGCAACGACCTGCTCAAGCGCAAGATGACGCGCGAGACGATGATCGAAGCCGGCCGCATGATCCGCGATGGCGGCATCCACCTGTCGGCCACGAATATCCTCGGCATCCCGACCGGAACGCTGGAGGATGACCTGTTGACCATGCAGGTCAACTCCGAGGCGCACATATCCTACGCGCACGCCTTCCTGTTCCAGCCGTACCCCGGCACCGAACTGGGCCAGTTTGCCGAGCAGAACGGCTTCATGGCCGGCACCTACGACGATATCGGCGAGATCGCCTGGGACTCCTCGATCATGGTCTTCCAGAGCGAGGATGAGAAGCGCCAGATCGAAAACCTGCAGCGCTGGTTCGCCATCGGCGTCGAGTTTCCGTGGCTGACGCCGACCATCCGGCAGTTGATCAAGGCGCCGCGCAACGGAGCGGTGGACGGCGCGTACTGGATGATCGAGAAACTGTGGCGCGGTTATGCGATCAAGAACCGCATTCACCCGCACAAGCTGTCGGCTCGCGAATTCTTCGAGGCCGTGCGGCACTTCATGGCCATGGATGCCTAG
- a CDS encoding Uma2 family endonuclease: protein MSVNLRPFSADEYEAMTRSGLLGEDDRCELLEGEIIEMSPIGSRHASVVARLTELLIEVVARAAIIWTQNPVRLNDFSEPQPDVAVLRRDESRYAGALPVPTDIQVLIEVSDTSLEVDRTIKLPLYARNGIPTVWLINLADDVVEAYTDPIESAYATQRVARRGERLSLPRFPDSSMSVDDVLGAAAG from the coding sequence GTGTCGGTCAATCTGCGGCCGTTCAGCGCGGACGAATATGAGGCGATGACGCGCAGCGGCTTGCTGGGTGAGGACGACCGTTGCGAACTGCTTGAAGGGGAGATCATCGAAATGAGTCCGATTGGCAGCCGGCATGCCAGCGTCGTCGCGCGCCTGACCGAGCTTCTGATCGAAGTGGTTGCCCGCGCAGCGATTATCTGGACACAGAACCCGGTTCGGTTGAACGATTTCTCGGAACCGCAGCCGGACGTTGCAGTGCTTCGGCGGGACGAGTCGCGCTACGCAGGCGCGTTGCCGGTCCCGACCGACATCCAGGTGCTCATCGAGGTGAGCGATACCTCGCTGGAAGTTGACCGCACGATCAAACTGCCGCTATATGCTCGCAACGGCATACCGACTGTCTGGCTAATCAATCTTGCGGATGACGTTGTCGAGGCGTACACGGATCCGATTGAATCGGCGTATGCAACGCAGCGTGTTGCTCGTCGCGGTGAGCGTTTGAGTCTCCCGCGATTTCCAGACTCCTCGATGTCGGTGGACGATGTACTGGGCGCGGCAGCCGGTTAG
- a CDS encoding flagellin encodes MAGGDFTRIAGNVAALQALNSLSMINNKLGISQLRLATGKRINSAADDAAGLGIATKLDFKQRGLGQALSNIGDAMNLIATSEGHLSNMKDILAVMKTKAEQAANDTLGADERTAILTEVQKLNAQIDAEQSQAKWSTNSLLGTSANSLSFMIGVQNTDVLSFNVAGEVFGTADTTSKFDSAGLGVDARVAAAAAVAGQAGVGSAVNGISGTVGTSVNSQPLADAIATGHFSVNIAFTGAGAGNGGSLVATLVDANGTALTVDLDGSGSAGGVGTAATMAVATATATTTVDFGNGIKVDVAGLDETKNQSATYSFNYTSATSGGANAVDTIAHAQSFMTSIDSASTKVSKALSYIGSLMNRLSYQEQSVTVAQTNTSAAYNRIMNADMAFEQVEATKYSILQQTATAMLGQANTRPQNILSLFR; translated from the coding sequence ATGGCAGGTGGAGATTTCACCCGAATCGCAGGAAACGTCGCGGCACTGCAGGCGTTGAACTCGCTGTCGATGATCAACAACAAGCTGGGCATCTCGCAGTTGCGCCTGGCGACCGGCAAGCGCATTAACAGCGCGGCGGACGACGCGGCCGGCCTGGGCATCGCGACGAAATTGGACTTCAAGCAGCGCGGTCTGGGGCAGGCGTTGAGCAATATCGGCGACGCCATGAACCTGATCGCGACCTCTGAAGGCCATCTGAGCAACATGAAGGACATCCTGGCGGTCATGAAGACGAAGGCCGAGCAGGCCGCCAACGACACGCTGGGAGCCGACGAGCGCACGGCGATCCTGACCGAAGTGCAGAAGCTGAACGCGCAGATCGACGCCGAGCAGTCGCAGGCGAAGTGGTCGACCAACTCGCTGCTGGGCACCTCGGCCAACAGCCTGTCGTTCATGATCGGCGTGCAGAACACCGACGTGTTGAGTTTCAACGTGGCCGGCGAAGTGTTTGGCACGGCGGACACGACGTCGAAGTTTGACTCGGCGGGCCTGGGCGTGGATGCGCGCGTCGCGGCCGCGGCGGCCGTGGCGGGTCAGGCCGGCGTTGGCTCGGCGGTCAACGGCATTTCTGGAACGGTCGGCACATCAGTCAACTCGCAGCCTCTCGCCGACGCCATCGCCACGGGTCACTTTTCGGTCAACATCGCCTTCACCGGCGCTGGGGCCGGCAACGGCGGCTCCTTGGTGGCCACGCTGGTTGATGCCAACGGCACGGCATTGACGGTGGATCTCGACGGCTCCGGCTCCGCCGGTGGCGTGGGTACCGCTGCCACGATGGCCGTGGCGACGGCGACCGCCACCACGACGGTCGATTTTGGCAACGGCATCAAGGTCGACGTCGCTGGCCTGGACGAGACCAAGAACCAGTCGGCGACCTACTCGTTCAACTACACGTCGGCCACGTCGGGCGGCGCGAACGCGGTGGACACCATCGCGCACGCGCAGAGCTTCATGACCTCCATCGATAGCGCCTCGACCAAGGTTTCCAAGGCGCTGTCGTACATCGGTTCGCTGATGAACCGGCTGTCGTACCAGGAGCAGAGCGTCACAGTAGCGCAGACGAACACCTCGGCGGCGTACAACCGCATCATGAACGCCGACATGGCGTTCGAGCAGGTTGAAGCGACGAAGTACTCGATTCTGCAGCAGACAGCGACGGCGATGCTCGGCCAGGCCAACACCCGGCCGCAGAACATCCTCTCACTGTTTCGCTAG
- the erpA gene encoding iron-sulfur cluster insertion protein ErpA: protein MSTLELEQVVNLTPAASLRVKSLLNEKGLQGYGLRVFVGGGGCGGLQYGMAFENEEQEGDFVMNFDGVKVMVDSMSSQYLMGANVDYIDNIMGGGFKIDNPNAVSTCGCGHSFKSSEQSAGASSEAGCGCH from the coding sequence ATGAGCACCTTGGAACTGGAACAAGTCGTTAACCTGACGCCGGCCGCATCGCTGCGGGTGAAGAGCCTGCTGAACGAAAAGGGTCTGCAGGGCTACGGGCTGCGCGTTTTCGTCGGTGGAGGCGGGTGCGGCGGCCTGCAGTACGGCATGGCGTTTGAGAATGAGGAGCAGGAAGGCGATTTCGTCATGAATTTCGACGGCGTCAAGGTCATGGTGGATTCGATGTCGTCACAGTACCTGATGGGCGCCAATGTCGATTACATCGACAACATCATGGGCGGCGGCTTCAAGATCGACAACCCGAACGCGGTGTCGACCTGCGGTTGCGGTCATTCGTTCAAGTCCAGCGAGCAGTCTGCCGGCGCCTCGAGCGAAGCGGGTTGCGGCTGCCATTAG
- a CDS encoding winged helix-turn-helix transcriptional regulator has protein sequence MDGSRLEILRIINEHPNTTVNDIAESLGLAPISVRYHLNLLERDGLIAIKKVRGTVGRPFNTYSITTIGREQLPHSYDVLAERLLSEVKQFATPDQVEKIFQGMAETITADSQRQLAGASVQQKIDKLVLLLGAEGFLVRYEDVNGEYLLKEYNCPYQRVRQIHPEICQLDKQIITSIMRRPVELNTCIADGDECCTYHVKSMALVNPIEK, from the coding sequence ATGGATGGTTCCCGCCTGGAAATACTGCGCATCATCAACGAGCACCCCAATACGACGGTCAACGACATTGCCGAGTCGCTCGGGCTGGCGCCGATCTCCGTGCGCTACCACTTGAACCTGCTGGAGCGCGACGGCTTGATCGCGATAAAGAAGGTGCGCGGCACGGTGGGACGGCCGTTCAACACCTATTCGATCACAACCATCGGCCGCGAGCAACTGCCGCACTCGTATGACGTGCTGGCCGAGCGCTTGTTGAGCGAGGTGAAGCAGTTCGCGACCCCGGATCAGGTCGAAAAGATCTTCCAGGGCATGGCTGAGACGATCACGGCGGACAGTCAGAGGCAGTTGGCGGGCGCCAGTGTGCAGCAGAAGATTGATAAGCTCGTATTGCTGCTGGGCGCAGAGGGCTTCCTGGTGCGCTATGAGGATGTCAATGGCGAGTACCTTTTGAAAGAGTACAACTGCCCCTACCAGCGGGTCCGCCAGATCCATCCGGAGATATGCCAACTGGACAAGCAGATCATTACGAGCATTATGCGGAGGCCCGTGGAGTTGAACACGTGCATCGCCGACGGCGACGAGTGTTGCACCTACCACGTCAAGAGCATGGCGCTGGTGAATCCGATCGAGAAGTAA
- a CDS encoding flagellar protein FliS, translating into MYARQNIGKTYREHQVETASPVERLLIVYDFAILACTRRDLERLSRALGVLIEGLDFNYPEVANRMLAIYQWCGEVGRKKEFDEAAQVLNELRSAWAAVAQRERSIPVGMPVAAGAYAEARLSVSG; encoded by the coding sequence ATGTACGCAAGACAGAATATCGGCAAGACCTACCGCGAGCATCAGGTTGAAACCGCCAGTCCGGTTGAGCGGCTGCTGATTGTGTACGATTTCGCGATCCTGGCCTGCACCCGCCGCGATCTGGAGCGGTTGAGCCGCGCGCTGGGTGTGCTGATCGAGGGTCTTGACTTCAATTATCCCGAGGTGGCCAACCGCATGCTGGCTATCTATCAGTGGTGCGGCGAAGTGGGCCGCAAGAAGGAATTCGACGAGGCCGCGCAGGTTCTGAATGAACTGCGCTCGGCGTGGGCCGCGGTGGCCCAGCGCGAGCGGAGCATCCCGGTGGGTATGCCGGTGGCCGCGGGCGCGTATGCCGAGGCGCGGCTGAGTGTGTCGGGTTAA